The Maylandia zebra isolate NMK-2024a linkage group LG7, Mzebra_GT3a, whole genome shotgun sequence genome contains a region encoding:
- the fgd4a gene encoding FYVE, RhoGEF and PH domain-containing protein 4a isoform X3 produces the protein MKRRRKYWFWSRKGKKSKMCLLCCYERKGKATCFQSENTEEQTCVAVKIEQSIALGSSPGSERSELPSVQACLNRVTARTTDKSRGGVNGRVPGGRPRLQSKPPVPPKPLHLQSPVTDIPSPLGHIQKPPLISRMEDGSGGGKTGAVSRERPREKPSKVLDLISRFEENSNTENKRDSSPLKHINKSANCSPAHRACPKTETSRNTSAAATTQDANRQAANGVLVQMDKDNEKEKEDTEEKHESVRTETAELVNGDMGSSEQNDDHSPSHVDRTGNETENEETDAKTEGEHKNEEGSTDHKETNEQKLFKIASELLHTEKAYVARLNLLDQEFCAKLMEEANKGTFPVDVVKNIFSNISSIHAFHSQFLLPDLEKRMGEWDSKPRIGDILQKLTPFLKMYAEYVKNFDKAMELLKQWTDRSPQFKAIIQEIQSQEICGCLTLQHHMLEPVQRVPRYEMLLKDYLKKLPQDDPDRRDAERSLEIIGTAATHSNSAIRKSENLKKLLEIYEMLGEEEDIVNPSNEFIKEGHILKLAARNTSAMERYLFLFNNMLLYCVPKFSLGGPKYTVRTRIGIDGMKVLETINEDYPHTFQVSGKERTLELQASSEQDKADWIKAFQAIIEIFQQKNESFKNALKDMDEVSKAELGKRAPRWIRDNEVTMCMKCKESFNAITRRRHHCRACGYVVCWKCSDYKAPLEYDGNKMNKVCKDCHCILTGEAIAEGKKKGILEIEAGQFADSSIMCGFLQHSEKSKIWQKCWCVIPEKESLVLYLYGAPQDVKAQCTIPLVGYSVDDTTRPTDPPASFHISQSKSTHNFAAETEELKQRWLKVIRVAVKGEIPERPETNGSGVSDNNNTEEASTDNT, from the exons AGAGGAAGGGCAAAGCTACCTGTTTCCAGTCGGAGAACACTGAAGAGCAGACCTGTGTGGCGGTGAAGATCGAACAGTCCATAG CTCTAGGCAGCAGCCCAGGGTCAGAACGCAGCGAATTGCCGAGTGTGCAGGCGTGTCTGAATCGGGTGACTGCAAGGACGACCGACAAGAGCCGGGGAGGGGTCAATGGAAGAGTCCCTGGCGGCAGGCCTCGGCTGCAGTCTAAACCACCAG TGCCTCCAAAGCCACTGCACCTCCAAAGCCCAGTGACAGATATCCCATCCCCATTGGGCCACATCCAGAAACCCCCACTTATAAGCAGGATGGAGGACGGAAGTGGAGGAGGAAAAACGGGGGCTGTCAGCCGGGAGAGACCCAGAGAGAAACCCTCCAAAGTCTTAGACCTGATCAGCCGCTTTGAGGAGAACAG caacacagaaaacaaGAGAGACAGCTCACCGCTCAAACACATCAACAAGTCTGCCAACTGCAGTCCAGCTCACCGTGCATGTCCAAAGACGGAGACCAGCAGGAACACCTCTGCGGCGGCCACGACACAAGATGCCAACAGGCAAGCAGCGAACGGGGTGCTAGTGCAGATGGACAAGGACAacgagaaggagaaggaggataCAGAGGAGAAGCATGaaagtgtgaggacagagactGCTGAGCTTGTAAATGGAGATATGGGGAGCTCGGAACAGAACGATGATCATTCGCCTTCACACGTGGACAGGACTGGTAACGAGACTGAGAATGAGGAGACTGATGCTAAGACAGAAGGCGAGCACAAGAATGAAGAAGGGAGCACAGACCACAAG GAGACAAACGAACAGAAACTATTTAAAATCGCCAGCGAGCTCTTGCACACAGAGAAGGCTTACGTGGCTCGACTGAACCTGCTGGACCAG GAgttttgtgctaagctaatggAGGAGGCCAATAAGGGAACATTCCCTGTGGACGTAGTAAAGAACATCTTCTCCAATATCTCCTCCATCCACGCCTTTCACAGCCAGTTTCTGCTTCCCGACCTGGAGAAACGGATGGGAGAATG GGACTCTAAACCTCGCATTGGGGACATCCTGCAGAAACTCACACCCTTCCTCAAAATGTATGCAGAATATGTGAAGAATTTCGATAAAGCCATGGAGTTGCTGAAGCAGTGGACAGACCGTTCACCTCAGTTTAAGGCTATAATTCAGGAGATACAG AGTCAAGAGATCTGTGGGTGTCTAACGCTTCAGCATCACATGTTGGAGCCAGTGCAGCGCGTCCCTCGATATGAGATGTTGCTTAAAGACTACCTGAAGAAGCTGCCTCAGGACGACCCCGATCGAAGAGATGCAGAAA GATCATTAGAGATTATTGGAACAGCAGCTACTCACTCCAACAGTGCCATAAGAAAGTCT GAAAatctaaagaaactgctggaaattTACGAGATGCTGGGTGAAGAGGAGGACATTGTTAATCCTTCCAACGAGTTCATCAAAGAGGGCCACATCTTGAAGCTGGCGGCCAGGAACACGTCAGCAATGGAGCGATACCTCTTCCTG TTCAACAATATGCTGTTATACTGCGTCCCGAAATTCAGCCTGGGAGGTCCTAAATATACGGTGAGGACTCGAATCGGCATCGATGGGATGAAGGTCCTGGAAACAATCAATGAGGACTACCCTCATACCTTCCAAGTGTCTGGGAAGGAGAGGACACTTGAACTCCAGGCCAG CTCAGAGCAAGACAAGGCTGACTGGATCAAG GCTTTCCAGGCGATCATCGAGATCTTCCAGCAGAAAAACGAGTCATTCAAGAATGCACTAAAAGACATGGACGAAGTGTCG AAAGCTGAGCTGGGAAAGCGCGCGCCGCGCTGGATCCGTGACAACGAAGTGACAATGTGTATGAAGTGTAAGGAGTCTTTCAATGCTATTACACGTCGGAGACACCACTGCAGAGCCTGCGGCTAC GTGGTGTGCTGGAAATGCTCAGACTATAAAGCGCCGCTTGAATACGATGGCAACAAAATGAACAAAGTGTGCAAGGACTGCCACTGCATCCTGACTGGAGAGGCGATAGCGGAGGGCAAGAAAAAGGGCATTCTCGAG ATTGAAGCCGGTCAGTTTGCAGACAGCAGCATCATGTGTGGCTTCCtgcagcactctgagaagagcAAAATTTGGCAGAAGTGTTGGTGTGTCATCCCTGAGAAGGAGAGTCTGGTGCTTTACCTCTATGGAGCTCCACAG GATGTAAAAGCACAGTGCACCATACCCCTGGTGGGTTATTCTGTGGACGACACCACCCGGCCCACAGACCCACCGGCAAGCTTCCACATCTCCCAGTCCAAGTCCACCCACAACTTTGCTGCTGAGACCGAGGAACTTAAGCAGCGCTGGTTGAAAGTAATTCGAGTGGCGGTGAAGGGAGAGATACCGGAACGTCCCGAGACCAATGGCAGCGGCGTGTCGGATAACAACAACACGGAGGAAGCCAGCACTGATAACACATAA
- the fgd4a gene encoding FYVE, RhoGEF and PH domain-containing protein 4a isoform X1 codes for MLERSESRGEMESFNRVAFRRKPRSLDATQRREAERKGKATCFQSENTEEQTCVAVKIEQSIALGSSPGSERSELPSVQACLNRVTARTTDKSRGGVNGRVPGGRPRLQSKPPVPPKPLHLQSPVTDIPSPLGHIQKPPLISRMEDGSGGGKTGAVSRERPREKPSKVLDLISRFEENSNTENKRDSSPLKHINKSANCSPAHRACPKTETSRNTSAAATTQDANRQAANGVLVQMDKDNEKEKEDTEEKHESVRTETAELVNGDMGSSEQNDDHSPSHVDRTGNETENEETDAKTEGEHKNEEGSTDHKETNEQKLFKIASELLHTEKAYVARLNLLDQEFCAKLMEEANKGTFPVDVVKNIFSNISSIHAFHSQFLLPDLEKRMGEWDSKPRIGDILQKLTPFLKMYAEYVKNFDKAMELLKQWTDRSPQFKAIIQEIQSQEICGCLTLQHHMLEPVQRVPRYEMLLKDYLKKLPQDDPDRRDAERSLEIIGTAATHSNSAIRKSENLKKLLEIYEMLGEEEDIVNPSNEFIKEGHILKLAARNTSAMERYLFLFNNMLLYCVPKFSLGGPKYTVRTRIGIDGMKVLETINEDYPHTFQVSGKERTLELQASSEQDKADWIKAFQAIIEIFQQKNESFKNALKDMDEVSKAELGKRAPRWIRDNEVTMCMKCKESFNAITRRRHHCRACGYVVCWKCSDYKAPLEYDGNKMNKVCKDCHCILTGEAIAEGKKKGILEIEAGQFADSSIMCGFLQHSEKSKIWQKCWCVIPEKESLVLYLYGAPQDVKAQCTIPLVGYSVDDTTRPTDPPASFHISQSKSTHNFAAETEELKQRWLKVIRVAVKGEIPERPETNGSGVSDNNNTEEASTDNT; via the exons AGAGGAAGGGCAAAGCTACCTGTTTCCAGTCGGAGAACACTGAAGAGCAGACCTGTGTGGCGGTGAAGATCGAACAGTCCATAG CTCTAGGCAGCAGCCCAGGGTCAGAACGCAGCGAATTGCCGAGTGTGCAGGCGTGTCTGAATCGGGTGACTGCAAGGACGACCGACAAGAGCCGGGGAGGGGTCAATGGAAGAGTCCCTGGCGGCAGGCCTCGGCTGCAGTCTAAACCACCAG TGCCTCCAAAGCCACTGCACCTCCAAAGCCCAGTGACAGATATCCCATCCCCATTGGGCCACATCCAGAAACCCCCACTTATAAGCAGGATGGAGGACGGAAGTGGAGGAGGAAAAACGGGGGCTGTCAGCCGGGAGAGACCCAGAGAGAAACCCTCCAAAGTCTTAGACCTGATCAGCCGCTTTGAGGAGAACAG caacacagaaaacaaGAGAGACAGCTCACCGCTCAAACACATCAACAAGTCTGCCAACTGCAGTCCAGCTCACCGTGCATGTCCAAAGACGGAGACCAGCAGGAACACCTCTGCGGCGGCCACGACACAAGATGCCAACAGGCAAGCAGCGAACGGGGTGCTAGTGCAGATGGACAAGGACAacgagaaggagaaggaggataCAGAGGAGAAGCATGaaagtgtgaggacagagactGCTGAGCTTGTAAATGGAGATATGGGGAGCTCGGAACAGAACGATGATCATTCGCCTTCACACGTGGACAGGACTGGTAACGAGACTGAGAATGAGGAGACTGATGCTAAGACAGAAGGCGAGCACAAGAATGAAGAAGGGAGCACAGACCACAAG GAGACAAACGAACAGAAACTATTTAAAATCGCCAGCGAGCTCTTGCACACAGAGAAGGCTTACGTGGCTCGACTGAACCTGCTGGACCAG GAgttttgtgctaagctaatggAGGAGGCCAATAAGGGAACATTCCCTGTGGACGTAGTAAAGAACATCTTCTCCAATATCTCCTCCATCCACGCCTTTCACAGCCAGTTTCTGCTTCCCGACCTGGAGAAACGGATGGGAGAATG GGACTCTAAACCTCGCATTGGGGACATCCTGCAGAAACTCACACCCTTCCTCAAAATGTATGCAGAATATGTGAAGAATTTCGATAAAGCCATGGAGTTGCTGAAGCAGTGGACAGACCGTTCACCTCAGTTTAAGGCTATAATTCAGGAGATACAG AGTCAAGAGATCTGTGGGTGTCTAACGCTTCAGCATCACATGTTGGAGCCAGTGCAGCGCGTCCCTCGATATGAGATGTTGCTTAAAGACTACCTGAAGAAGCTGCCTCAGGACGACCCCGATCGAAGAGATGCAGAAA GATCATTAGAGATTATTGGAACAGCAGCTACTCACTCCAACAGTGCCATAAGAAAGTCT GAAAatctaaagaaactgctggaaattTACGAGATGCTGGGTGAAGAGGAGGACATTGTTAATCCTTCCAACGAGTTCATCAAAGAGGGCCACATCTTGAAGCTGGCGGCCAGGAACACGTCAGCAATGGAGCGATACCTCTTCCTG TTCAACAATATGCTGTTATACTGCGTCCCGAAATTCAGCCTGGGAGGTCCTAAATATACGGTGAGGACTCGAATCGGCATCGATGGGATGAAGGTCCTGGAAACAATCAATGAGGACTACCCTCATACCTTCCAAGTGTCTGGGAAGGAGAGGACACTTGAACTCCAGGCCAG CTCAGAGCAAGACAAGGCTGACTGGATCAAG GCTTTCCAGGCGATCATCGAGATCTTCCAGCAGAAAAACGAGTCATTCAAGAATGCACTAAAAGACATGGACGAAGTGTCG AAAGCTGAGCTGGGAAAGCGCGCGCCGCGCTGGATCCGTGACAACGAAGTGACAATGTGTATGAAGTGTAAGGAGTCTTTCAATGCTATTACACGTCGGAGACACCACTGCAGAGCCTGCGGCTAC GTGGTGTGCTGGAAATGCTCAGACTATAAAGCGCCGCTTGAATACGATGGCAACAAAATGAACAAAGTGTGCAAGGACTGCCACTGCATCCTGACTGGAGAGGCGATAGCGGAGGGCAAGAAAAAGGGCATTCTCGAG ATTGAAGCCGGTCAGTTTGCAGACAGCAGCATCATGTGTGGCTTCCtgcagcactctgagaagagcAAAATTTGGCAGAAGTGTTGGTGTGTCATCCCTGAGAAGGAGAGTCTGGTGCTTTACCTCTATGGAGCTCCACAG GATGTAAAAGCACAGTGCACCATACCCCTGGTGGGTTATTCTGTGGACGACACCACCCGGCCCACAGACCCACCGGCAAGCTTCCACATCTCCCAGTCCAAGTCCACCCACAACTTTGCTGCTGAGACCGAGGAACTTAAGCAGCGCTGGTTGAAAGTAATTCGAGTGGCGGTGAAGGGAGAGATACCGGAACGTCCCGAGACCAATGGCAGCGGCGTGTCGGATAACAACAACACGGAGGAAGCCAGCACTGATAACACATAA
- the fgd4a gene encoding FYVE, RhoGEF and PH domain-containing protein 4a isoform X2 — translation MDTPEWKRHYRIDNHSVFTRPGKTQLFLGGVLAERKGKATCFQSENTEEQTCVAVKIEQSIALGSSPGSERSELPSVQACLNRVTARTTDKSRGGVNGRVPGGRPRLQSKPPVPPKPLHLQSPVTDIPSPLGHIQKPPLISRMEDGSGGGKTGAVSRERPREKPSKVLDLISRFEENSNTENKRDSSPLKHINKSANCSPAHRACPKTETSRNTSAAATTQDANRQAANGVLVQMDKDNEKEKEDTEEKHESVRTETAELVNGDMGSSEQNDDHSPSHVDRTGNETENEETDAKTEGEHKNEEGSTDHKETNEQKLFKIASELLHTEKAYVARLNLLDQEFCAKLMEEANKGTFPVDVVKNIFSNISSIHAFHSQFLLPDLEKRMGEWDSKPRIGDILQKLTPFLKMYAEYVKNFDKAMELLKQWTDRSPQFKAIIQEIQSQEICGCLTLQHHMLEPVQRVPRYEMLLKDYLKKLPQDDPDRRDAERSLEIIGTAATHSNSAIRKSENLKKLLEIYEMLGEEEDIVNPSNEFIKEGHILKLAARNTSAMERYLFLFNNMLLYCVPKFSLGGPKYTVRTRIGIDGMKVLETINEDYPHTFQVSGKERTLELQASSEQDKADWIKAFQAIIEIFQQKNESFKNALKDMDEVSKAELGKRAPRWIRDNEVTMCMKCKESFNAITRRRHHCRACGYVVCWKCSDYKAPLEYDGNKMNKVCKDCHCILTGEAIAEGKKKGILEIEAGQFADSSIMCGFLQHSEKSKIWQKCWCVIPEKESLVLYLYGAPQDVKAQCTIPLVGYSVDDTTRPTDPPASFHISQSKSTHNFAAETEELKQRWLKVIRVAVKGEIPERPETNGSGVSDNNNTEEASTDNT, via the exons AGAGGAAGGGCAAAGCTACCTGTTTCCAGTCGGAGAACACTGAAGAGCAGACCTGTGTGGCGGTGAAGATCGAACAGTCCATAG CTCTAGGCAGCAGCCCAGGGTCAGAACGCAGCGAATTGCCGAGTGTGCAGGCGTGTCTGAATCGGGTGACTGCAAGGACGACCGACAAGAGCCGGGGAGGGGTCAATGGAAGAGTCCCTGGCGGCAGGCCTCGGCTGCAGTCTAAACCACCAG TGCCTCCAAAGCCACTGCACCTCCAAAGCCCAGTGACAGATATCCCATCCCCATTGGGCCACATCCAGAAACCCCCACTTATAAGCAGGATGGAGGACGGAAGTGGAGGAGGAAAAACGGGGGCTGTCAGCCGGGAGAGACCCAGAGAGAAACCCTCCAAAGTCTTAGACCTGATCAGCCGCTTTGAGGAGAACAG caacacagaaaacaaGAGAGACAGCTCACCGCTCAAACACATCAACAAGTCTGCCAACTGCAGTCCAGCTCACCGTGCATGTCCAAAGACGGAGACCAGCAGGAACACCTCTGCGGCGGCCACGACACAAGATGCCAACAGGCAAGCAGCGAACGGGGTGCTAGTGCAGATGGACAAGGACAacgagaaggagaaggaggataCAGAGGAGAAGCATGaaagtgtgaggacagagactGCTGAGCTTGTAAATGGAGATATGGGGAGCTCGGAACAGAACGATGATCATTCGCCTTCACACGTGGACAGGACTGGTAACGAGACTGAGAATGAGGAGACTGATGCTAAGACAGAAGGCGAGCACAAGAATGAAGAAGGGAGCACAGACCACAAG GAGACAAACGAACAGAAACTATTTAAAATCGCCAGCGAGCTCTTGCACACAGAGAAGGCTTACGTGGCTCGACTGAACCTGCTGGACCAG GAgttttgtgctaagctaatggAGGAGGCCAATAAGGGAACATTCCCTGTGGACGTAGTAAAGAACATCTTCTCCAATATCTCCTCCATCCACGCCTTTCACAGCCAGTTTCTGCTTCCCGACCTGGAGAAACGGATGGGAGAATG GGACTCTAAACCTCGCATTGGGGACATCCTGCAGAAACTCACACCCTTCCTCAAAATGTATGCAGAATATGTGAAGAATTTCGATAAAGCCATGGAGTTGCTGAAGCAGTGGACAGACCGTTCACCTCAGTTTAAGGCTATAATTCAGGAGATACAG AGTCAAGAGATCTGTGGGTGTCTAACGCTTCAGCATCACATGTTGGAGCCAGTGCAGCGCGTCCCTCGATATGAGATGTTGCTTAAAGACTACCTGAAGAAGCTGCCTCAGGACGACCCCGATCGAAGAGATGCAGAAA GATCATTAGAGATTATTGGAACAGCAGCTACTCACTCCAACAGTGCCATAAGAAAGTCT GAAAatctaaagaaactgctggaaattTACGAGATGCTGGGTGAAGAGGAGGACATTGTTAATCCTTCCAACGAGTTCATCAAAGAGGGCCACATCTTGAAGCTGGCGGCCAGGAACACGTCAGCAATGGAGCGATACCTCTTCCTG TTCAACAATATGCTGTTATACTGCGTCCCGAAATTCAGCCTGGGAGGTCCTAAATATACGGTGAGGACTCGAATCGGCATCGATGGGATGAAGGTCCTGGAAACAATCAATGAGGACTACCCTCATACCTTCCAAGTGTCTGGGAAGGAGAGGACACTTGAACTCCAGGCCAG CTCAGAGCAAGACAAGGCTGACTGGATCAAG GCTTTCCAGGCGATCATCGAGATCTTCCAGCAGAAAAACGAGTCATTCAAGAATGCACTAAAAGACATGGACGAAGTGTCG AAAGCTGAGCTGGGAAAGCGCGCGCCGCGCTGGATCCGTGACAACGAAGTGACAATGTGTATGAAGTGTAAGGAGTCTTTCAATGCTATTACACGTCGGAGACACCACTGCAGAGCCTGCGGCTAC GTGGTGTGCTGGAAATGCTCAGACTATAAAGCGCCGCTTGAATACGATGGCAACAAAATGAACAAAGTGTGCAAGGACTGCCACTGCATCCTGACTGGAGAGGCGATAGCGGAGGGCAAGAAAAAGGGCATTCTCGAG ATTGAAGCCGGTCAGTTTGCAGACAGCAGCATCATGTGTGGCTTCCtgcagcactctgagaagagcAAAATTTGGCAGAAGTGTTGGTGTGTCATCCCTGAGAAGGAGAGTCTGGTGCTTTACCTCTATGGAGCTCCACAG GATGTAAAAGCACAGTGCACCATACCCCTGGTGGGTTATTCTGTGGACGACACCACCCGGCCCACAGACCCACCGGCAAGCTTCCACATCTCCCAGTCCAAGTCCACCCACAACTTTGCTGCTGAGACCGAGGAACTTAAGCAGCGCTGGTTGAAAGTAATTCGAGTGGCGGTGAAGGGAGAGATACCGGAACGTCCCGAGACCAATGGCAGCGGCGTGTCGGATAACAACAACACGGAGGAAGCCAGCACTGATAACACATAA
- the fgd4a gene encoding FYVE, RhoGEF and PH domain-containing protein 4a isoform X4 — translation MEDGSGGGKTGAVSRERPREKPSKVLDLISRFEENSNTENKRDSSPLKHINKSANCSPAHRACPKTETSRNTSAAATTQDANRQAANGVLVQMDKDNEKEKEDTEEKHESVRTETAELVNGDMGSSEQNDDHSPSHVDRTGNETENEETDAKTEGEHKNEEGSTDHKETNEQKLFKIASELLHTEKAYVARLNLLDQEFCAKLMEEANKGTFPVDVVKNIFSNISSIHAFHSQFLLPDLEKRMGEWDSKPRIGDILQKLTPFLKMYAEYVKNFDKAMELLKQWTDRSPQFKAIIQEIQSQEICGCLTLQHHMLEPVQRVPRYEMLLKDYLKKLPQDDPDRRDAERSLEIIGTAATHSNSAIRKSENLKKLLEIYEMLGEEEDIVNPSNEFIKEGHILKLAARNTSAMERYLFLFNNMLLYCVPKFSLGGPKYTVRTRIGIDGMKVLETINEDYPHTFQVSGKERTLELQASSEQDKADWIKAFQAIIEIFQQKNESFKNALKDMDEVSKAELGKRAPRWIRDNEVTMCMKCKESFNAITRRRHHCRACGYVVCWKCSDYKAPLEYDGNKMNKVCKDCHCILTGEAIAEGKKKGILEIEAGQFADSSIMCGFLQHSEKSKIWQKCWCVIPEKESLVLYLYGAPQDVKAQCTIPLVGYSVDDTTRPTDPPASFHISQSKSTHNFAAETEELKQRWLKVIRVAVKGEIPERPETNGSGVSDNNNTEEASTDNT, via the exons ATGGAGGACGGAAGTGGAGGAGGAAAAACGGGGGCTGTCAGCCGGGAGAGACCCAGAGAGAAACCCTCCAAAGTCTTAGACCTGATCAGCCGCTTTGAGGAGAACAG caacacagaaaacaaGAGAGACAGCTCACCGCTCAAACACATCAACAAGTCTGCCAACTGCAGTCCAGCTCACCGTGCATGTCCAAAGACGGAGACCAGCAGGAACACCTCTGCGGCGGCCACGACACAAGATGCCAACAGGCAAGCAGCGAACGGGGTGCTAGTGCAGATGGACAAGGACAacgagaaggagaaggaggataCAGAGGAGAAGCATGaaagtgtgaggacagagactGCTGAGCTTGTAAATGGAGATATGGGGAGCTCGGAACAGAACGATGATCATTCGCCTTCACACGTGGACAGGACTGGTAACGAGACTGAGAATGAGGAGACTGATGCTAAGACAGAAGGCGAGCACAAGAATGAAGAAGGGAGCACAGACCACAAG GAGACAAACGAACAGAAACTATTTAAAATCGCCAGCGAGCTCTTGCACACAGAGAAGGCTTACGTGGCTCGACTGAACCTGCTGGACCAG GAgttttgtgctaagctaatggAGGAGGCCAATAAGGGAACATTCCCTGTGGACGTAGTAAAGAACATCTTCTCCAATATCTCCTCCATCCACGCCTTTCACAGCCAGTTTCTGCTTCCCGACCTGGAGAAACGGATGGGAGAATG GGACTCTAAACCTCGCATTGGGGACATCCTGCAGAAACTCACACCCTTCCTCAAAATGTATGCAGAATATGTGAAGAATTTCGATAAAGCCATGGAGTTGCTGAAGCAGTGGACAGACCGTTCACCTCAGTTTAAGGCTATAATTCAGGAGATACAG AGTCAAGAGATCTGTGGGTGTCTAACGCTTCAGCATCACATGTTGGAGCCAGTGCAGCGCGTCCCTCGATATGAGATGTTGCTTAAAGACTACCTGAAGAAGCTGCCTCAGGACGACCCCGATCGAAGAGATGCAGAAA GATCATTAGAGATTATTGGAACAGCAGCTACTCACTCCAACAGTGCCATAAGAAAGTCT GAAAatctaaagaaactgctggaaattTACGAGATGCTGGGTGAAGAGGAGGACATTGTTAATCCTTCCAACGAGTTCATCAAAGAGGGCCACATCTTGAAGCTGGCGGCCAGGAACACGTCAGCAATGGAGCGATACCTCTTCCTG TTCAACAATATGCTGTTATACTGCGTCCCGAAATTCAGCCTGGGAGGTCCTAAATATACGGTGAGGACTCGAATCGGCATCGATGGGATGAAGGTCCTGGAAACAATCAATGAGGACTACCCTCATACCTTCCAAGTGTCTGGGAAGGAGAGGACACTTGAACTCCAGGCCAG CTCAGAGCAAGACAAGGCTGACTGGATCAAG GCTTTCCAGGCGATCATCGAGATCTTCCAGCAGAAAAACGAGTCATTCAAGAATGCACTAAAAGACATGGACGAAGTGTCG AAAGCTGAGCTGGGAAAGCGCGCGCCGCGCTGGATCCGTGACAACGAAGTGACAATGTGTATGAAGTGTAAGGAGTCTTTCAATGCTATTACACGTCGGAGACACCACTGCAGAGCCTGCGGCTAC GTGGTGTGCTGGAAATGCTCAGACTATAAAGCGCCGCTTGAATACGATGGCAACAAAATGAACAAAGTGTGCAAGGACTGCCACTGCATCCTGACTGGAGAGGCGATAGCGGAGGGCAAGAAAAAGGGCATTCTCGAG ATTGAAGCCGGTCAGTTTGCAGACAGCAGCATCATGTGTGGCTTCCtgcagcactctgagaagagcAAAATTTGGCAGAAGTGTTGGTGTGTCATCCCTGAGAAGGAGAGTCTGGTGCTTTACCTCTATGGAGCTCCACAG GATGTAAAAGCACAGTGCACCATACCCCTGGTGGGTTATTCTGTGGACGACACCACCCGGCCCACAGACCCACCGGCAAGCTTCCACATCTCCCAGTCCAAGTCCACCCACAACTTTGCTGCTGAGACCGAGGAACTTAAGCAGCGCTGGTTGAAAGTAATTCGAGTGGCGGTGAAGGGAGAGATACCGGAACGTCCCGAGACCAATGGCAGCGGCGTGTCGGATAACAACAACACGGAGGAAGCCAGCACTGATAACACATAA